A region from the Nocardioides exalbidus genome encodes:
- the pgsA gene encoding phosphatidylinositol phosphate synthase: protein MLDRFKQFWQGVMLAPFINLFIRLGISPDVVTLVGTLGVSFGALFFFAQGWVWQGVLFITAFVFSDLIDGAMARKTGRKDDFGAFLDSTLDRIADGALFGGLALFFAWHRESHLYLVLCLVILVMGAVTSYARAKADHLGYDAKVGIAERPDRLVGMLVPAFFADLLDLWWLLYVSLWALAAAATVTVVQRIWVVRRQALARAAAQA, encoded by the coding sequence GTGCTCGATCGGTTCAAGCAGTTCTGGCAGGGCGTCATGCTCGCGCCCTTCATCAACCTCTTCATCCGCCTGGGCATCAGCCCCGACGTGGTGACGCTGGTCGGCACGCTCGGCGTCAGCTTCGGCGCGCTGTTCTTCTTCGCGCAGGGCTGGGTGTGGCAGGGCGTCCTGTTCATCACCGCCTTCGTCTTCAGCGACCTGATCGACGGCGCGATGGCCCGCAAGACGGGGCGCAAGGACGACTTCGGCGCCTTCCTCGACTCGACGCTGGACCGCATCGCCGACGGCGCCCTCTTCGGTGGCCTCGCCCTCTTCTTCGCCTGGCACCGCGAGAGCCACCTCTACCTCGTGCTGTGCCTCGTCATCCTCGTGATGGGCGCCGTGACGTCCTACGCCCGCGCCAAGGCCGACCACCTCGGCTACGACGCCAAGGTCGGCATCGCCGAGCGCCCTGACCGCCTCGTCGGCATGCTCGTGCCGGCCTTCTTCGCCGACCTGCTCGACCTGTGGTGGCTGCTCTACGTCTCGCTGTGGGCGCTCGCCGCGGCGGCCACCGTGACGGTGGTGCAGCGCATCTGGGTCGTACGCCGCCAGGCGCTCGCCCGCGCGGCCGCGCAGGCCTGA
- the pdxS gene encoding pyridoxal 5'-phosphate synthase lyase subunit PdxS codes for MAEQTAETPLEHGTSRVKRGMAEMLKGGVIMDVVTAEQAKIAEDAGAVAVMALERVPADIRAQGGVSRMSDPDMIDGIIEAVSIPVMAKARIGHFAEAQVLQSLGVDYIDESEVLTPADYTNHIDKWAFTAPFVCGATNLGEALRRITEGAAMIRSKGEAGTGDVSNAVTHMRTIRAELNRLHGMAEDELYVAAKELQAPYELVKEVAVAGKLPVVLFTAGGIATPADAAMMMQLGAEGVFVGSGIFKSGNPAQRAEAIVKATTFFDDPDVVAKVSRGLGEAMVGINVDEPARSIQFAERGW; via the coding sequence ATGGCTGAGCAGACTGCAGAGACCCCCCTCGAGCACGGCACCAGCCGCGTGAAGCGCGGCATGGCCGAGATGCTCAAGGGCGGCGTGATCATGGACGTGGTGACCGCCGAGCAGGCGAAGATCGCCGAGGACGCCGGGGCCGTCGCCGTCATGGCCCTCGAGCGCGTCCCCGCCGACATCCGCGCCCAGGGCGGCGTGTCCCGGATGAGCGACCCCGACATGATCGACGGCATCATCGAGGCCGTCTCCATCCCGGTGATGGCGAAGGCCCGGATCGGCCACTTCGCCGAGGCGCAGGTGCTCCAGTCGCTCGGTGTCGACTACATCGACGAGTCCGAGGTGCTGACCCCGGCCGACTACACGAACCACATCGACAAGTGGGCGTTCACCGCCCCCTTCGTGTGCGGCGCGACCAACCTCGGCGAGGCCCTGCGCCGGATCACCGAGGGCGCGGCGATGATCCGCTCCAAGGGCGAGGCCGGCACCGGTGACGTGTCCAACGCGGTCACCCACATGCGCACCATCCGCGCCGAGCTCAACCGCCTGCACGGCATGGCCGAGGACGAGCTCTACGTCGCGGCCAAGGAGCTGCAGGCGCCCTACGAGCTGGTCAAGGAGGTCGCGGTCGCGGGCAAGCTGCCGGTCGTCCTCTTCACCGCCGGCGGCATCGCCACCCCGGCCGACGCCGCGATGATGATGCAGCTCGGCGCCGAGGGCGTCTTCGTCGGCTCCGGCATCTTCAAGTCGGGCAACCCGGCCCAGCGCGCCGAGGCGATCGTCAAGGCGACGACCTTCTTCGACGACCCCGACGTGGTCGCCAAGGTCTCGCGCGGCCTCGGCGAGGCGATGGTCGGCATCAACGTCGACGAGCCCGCCCGGTCGATCCAGTTCGCCGAGCGCGGCTGGTAG
- the pdxT gene encoding pyridoxal 5'-phosphate synthase glutaminase subunit PdxT, which produces MPAAHPTIGVLALQGDVREHLAALRSLGADPVSVRRPGELAACDGLVVPGGESTTMAKLARIFELLEPLREAVAGGLPVFGTCAGMIMLADRIEDGAPGQETIGGLHITVRRNAFGRQVDSFEEDLDVDGLADPVRAVFIRAPWVESVGDDVEVLARVGSGPAVGRIVAVRQGPLMATSFHPEVGSDDRVHGMFVDLVRSVR; this is translated from the coding sequence GTGCCTGCAGCCCACCCCACCATCGGCGTGCTCGCCCTCCAGGGCGACGTCCGCGAGCACCTCGCAGCCCTGCGCTCGCTGGGCGCGGACCCGGTCTCCGTACGCCGACCGGGTGAGCTCGCGGCCTGCGACGGCCTCGTCGTCCCGGGCGGGGAGTCCACGACGATGGCCAAGCTGGCCCGGATTTTCGAGCTGCTCGAGCCGCTGCGCGAGGCCGTCGCCGGCGGGCTGCCGGTCTTCGGGACCTGCGCCGGGATGATCATGCTGGCCGACCGGATCGAGGACGGTGCGCCGGGCCAGGAGACCATCGGCGGGCTGCACATCACGGTGCGCCGCAACGCCTTCGGCCGCCAGGTCGACTCGTTCGAGGAGGACCTCGACGTCGACGGCCTGGCCGACCCGGTGCGGGCGGTCTTCATCCGTGCGCCGTGGGTCGAGTCGGTCGGCGACGACGTCGAGGTGCTGGCTCGGGTCGGCTCGGGACCGGCCGTGGGTAGGATCGTCGCGGTGCGTCAGGGCCCCCTGATGGCGACCTCGTTCCATCCGGAGGTCGGCAGCGACGACCGGGTCCACGGCATGTTCGTGGACCTGGTGCGCTCGGTCCGGTGA
- a CDS encoding YebC/PmpR family DNA-binding transcriptional regulator, whose protein sequence is MSGHSKWATTKHKKAAIDAKRGKLFAKLIKNIEVAAKQGGGDPAGNPTLYDAIQKAKKSSVPNKNIDSALKRGSGAESGGVDYKTISYEVYGPQGVAFLVECLTDNTNRAAMEVRTAVTRNGGTMADPGSVSRLFTRKGVVVVPKTQDHDGTVREVTEDDVLEATLDAGAEEVNDLDEAFQVQSEATDVVAVRTALQDAGIDYDSADVEFVASLEIPVDAAGAGKVLHLLDALEDLDDVQDVFTNVDIPADVMAELEEADA, encoded by the coding sequence ATGTCAGGCCACTCCAAGTGGGCAACGACCAAGCACAAGAAGGCCGCGATCGATGCCAAGCGCGGCAAGCTCTTCGCCAAGCTGATCAAGAACATCGAGGTCGCGGCGAAGCAGGGCGGCGGCGACCCCGCCGGCAACCCGACCCTCTACGACGCCATCCAGAAGGCGAAGAAGAGCTCGGTCCCCAACAAGAACATCGACTCCGCCCTCAAGCGCGGCTCCGGTGCGGAGTCGGGCGGCGTCGACTACAAGACGATCTCCTACGAGGTCTACGGCCCCCAGGGCGTCGCCTTCCTCGTCGAGTGCCTCACCGACAACACCAACCGTGCCGCCATGGAGGTCCGCACCGCGGTCACCCGCAACGGCGGCACGATGGCCGACCCGGGGTCGGTCTCGCGCCTGTTCACGCGCAAGGGTGTCGTCGTCGTGCCGAAGACCCAGGACCACGACGGCACCGTGCGTGAGGTCACCGAGGACGACGTCCTCGAGGCGACCCTCGACGCCGGCGCGGAGGAGGTCAACGACCTCGACGAGGCCTTCCAGGTGCAGAGCGAGGCCACCGACGTGGTGGCCGTGCGCACCGCGCTCCAGGACGCCGGGATCGACTACGACTCCGCCGACGTGGAGTTCGTCGCCAGCCTCGAGATCCCGGTCGACGCCGCCGGCGCCGGCAAGGTGCTCCACCTCCTCGACGCGCTCGAGGACCTCGACGACGTGCAGGACGTCTTCACCAACGTCGACATCCCCGCCGACGTGATGGCCGAGCTCGAGGAAGCCGACGCCTGA